One window of Tachysurus vachellii isolate PV-2020 chromosome 21, HZAU_Pvac_v1, whole genome shotgun sequence genomic DNA carries:
- the lsm12a gene encoding protein LSM12 homolog B — protein MAAPGPGEYFSIGSHVACLTCLGQRLQGEVVAFDYQTKMLTLKCPSSSGKSHLNDVILVNLAYVSKVDTINERSGTPPPLASLNFSKLASRARAEKEDKFLQAYAISAGVSADGQQLFQTIHKTIKDCKWQEKNIVVMDDVVITPPYRADNCRGKEGSALGHVRKIVEKHFRDMDQKSVPRSQAQQTQKDSVLA, from the exons ATGGCGGCTCCTGGACCGGGGGAGTATTTCAGCATCGGGAGCCATGTCGCCTGCCTCACCTGTCTGGGACAGCGCTTACAGGGAGAAGTCGTCGCTTTCGATTATCAGACCAAGATGCTGACTTTAA AATGCCCGTCGTCCAGCGGGAAGTCCCATCTTAACGACGTCATCCTGGTTAATTTAGCCTACGTGTCCAAGGTGGACACCATCAACGAGCGCAGCGGGACTCCGCCCCCTTTAGCATCTCTCAATTTCAGCAAG CTCGCCAGTAGAGCTCGGGCGGAAAAGGAGGACAAGTTTTTGCAGGCGTACGCGATAAGCGCCGGAGTCTCGGCGGACGGCCAGCAGCTGTTCCAGACCATTCACAAAAC CATCAAAGACTGTAAGTGGCAGGAGAAGAACATCGTGGTGATGGATGACGTCGTCATCACGCCGCCGTACCGAGCCGACAACTGTAGAGGCAAAGAGGGAAGTGCCTTAGGACACGTACGCAAAATA gtggagAAACACTTCCGTGACATGGACCAGAAGTCTGTGCCACGTTCACAAGCACAGCAAACACAGAAGGACTCTGTCTTGGCGTGA